A region of Streptomyces sp. NBC_01267 DNA encodes the following proteins:
- the gmd gene encoding GDP-mannose 4,6-dehydratase, whose product MSKSALITGVTGQDGSYLAELLLSKGYTVHGLVRRSSSFNTERIDHIYQDPQQANRSFVLHHADLSDGVALVNLLRDLRPDEVYNLGAQSHVRVSFDAPLYTGDVTGLGALRLLEAIRASGIETRYYQASSSEMFGATPPPQNERTPFHPRSPYGAAKVFGYWTTVNYREAYGMYAVNGILFNHESPRRGETFVTRKVTRAVARIKAGLQDRLYMGNLDAVRDWGYAPEYVDAMWRMLQSDEPSDFVVATGIAATVREFVETAFSHAGLDWNTYVRYDPKYERPSEVDSLIGDPGKARELLGWKPAVLVAELAAIMVDADMRQVEDQLAGATVRIDR is encoded by the coding sequence ATGAGCAAGTCCGCACTGATCACCGGGGTCACCGGTCAGGACGGTTCCTATCTGGCGGAGCTGCTGCTCTCCAAGGGGTACACCGTCCATGGCCTGGTCCGACGGTCCTCCAGTTTCAACACCGAGCGCATCGACCACATCTACCAGGACCCGCAACAGGCCAACCGGTCGTTCGTGCTCCATCACGCGGACCTGTCCGACGGTGTGGCCCTGGTGAACCTGCTGCGCGACCTCAGACCGGACGAGGTCTACAACCTCGGCGCGCAGTCCCATGTCCGGGTCTCCTTCGACGCGCCGCTGTACACCGGAGACGTGACCGGGCTGGGCGCCCTGCGGCTGCTGGAGGCCATCCGTGCCAGCGGCATCGAGACCCGCTACTACCAGGCCTCCTCCTCCGAGATGTTCGGCGCGACCCCGCCGCCGCAGAACGAGCGGACGCCGTTCCACCCGCGCAGCCCGTACGGTGCGGCCAAGGTCTTCGGCTACTGGACGACCGTCAACTACCGCGAGGCGTACGGCATGTACGCCGTCAACGGCATCCTCTTCAACCACGAGTCGCCGCGCCGTGGCGAGACCTTCGTGACGCGCAAGGTGACCCGGGCCGTGGCGCGCATCAAGGCCGGGCTCCAGGACCGGCTCTACATGGGCAATCTGGACGCCGTACGCGACTGGGGGTACGCCCCGGAGTACGTGGACGCCATGTGGCGGATGCTCCAGTCCGACGAGCCGTCCGACTTCGTGGTGGCGACCGGAATCGCCGCCACCGTACGGGAGTTCGTCGAGACGGCCTTCTCGCACGCGGGCCTCGACTGGAACACGTACGTCAGGTACGACCCGAAGTACGAGCGTCCCAGTGAGGTCGACTCGCTGATCGGAGACCCGGGCAAGGCGCGGGAACTGCTCGGCTGGAAACCCGCCGTGCTCGTGGCGGAACTCGCCGCGATCATGGTGGACGCCGATATGCGCCAGGTCGAGGACCAGCTGGCCGGCGCCACCGTACGTATCGACCGCTGA
- a CDS encoding CBM96 family carbohydrate-binding protein produces the protein MRRSWGLSAALVLTATAGWGVTAAPPAMAVTPPVAFTADDLPTWQTNGIVWALAEAHGTVFVGGTFSQVRPPDGVDGTAQDAVNFVAMNAATGEPTSCKLSFTISSGTATVRALAVSPDGKTLYAGGYFGAVNGVQASSLAAIDIAACAPEPDFRPSFPATVRTLAVTGDTVYAGGDFGTVAGETRKRFAAVDSTTGALRPFRADADLPGRALAVTPDGHDVVLGGDFFTVNGADSHALAVVDATTGATVKTYPDFIETNSVVKSIGTDATGFYTGNEGTGGGVFDGRIALNLSDFGQRWRDTCLGATQAVLSYQNVLYSASHAHDCSSVGEFPDGPRHHLLAQPTTSVGKLGWFPNTNDGLGEGIGPRALAVSETDSNKYLWVGGEFTTVNAAPAQGLTRFAASPDTGVPGVPQASASSIRPGEVQVRWRSSTDTDDSRLTYKIYRNGSSTPVHTMDGDSLPWSRPQMSFTDTTVSPGQTYSYRVTATDAAGNASGLSPTATVTVPTSAEAYPAAVLDDGATQYWRYDESSGPFTGDSSPSDNSGVQLDAPSLRQTPAAVNGPGTAIGFDGTDQLVYSDRPTTVEGAFSIETWFRTTTDRGGKLVGFGNNTTKTSSNYDKNVYLTNAGKLVFGVYTGGAKTVSTPGSYNNGAWHQVVATQGPSGLALYVDGSLKASSGVTGNQQYAGYWRVGGDQLSGWPDQPTSNFFAGQIDETAIYPSALTAQQVTHHHQLASAPADTVATLPATDDTYANAGAPSTNYGTSSSLAVRGTSAYLSYLRFALPPAPAGTVLKSARLSVKTSTQAGAGSTDSQSVVPVTGAWTETGLTYNNRPALGAGTLGTLTGATEGSALYSAALDTAALSPALGGPYSLALTSTGTDPLWLWSHEAAANEGTPQLVLTFGAPDARR, from the coding sequence ATGCGTAGATCCTGGGGGCTGTCGGCTGCCCTCGTACTCACCGCCACCGCCGGCTGGGGGGTGACCGCCGCACCACCGGCCATGGCGGTGACCCCTCCGGTGGCGTTCACCGCGGACGACCTGCCGACCTGGCAGACGAACGGAATCGTCTGGGCACTCGCCGAGGCGCACGGGACCGTCTTTGTCGGCGGTACGTTCTCACAGGTCAGGCCGCCGGACGGGGTGGACGGAACGGCACAGGACGCCGTCAACTTCGTGGCGATGAACGCCGCGACCGGCGAACCCACGTCCTGCAAGCTGTCGTTCACCATCAGCAGCGGCACGGCGACGGTCCGCGCGCTCGCCGTGTCGCCCGACGGGAAGACCCTCTACGCGGGCGGCTACTTCGGCGCTGTCAACGGCGTCCAGGCGAGCAGCCTCGCGGCGATCGACATCGCCGCCTGCGCGCCGGAACCGGACTTCCGCCCGAGCTTCCCGGCGACCGTACGCACCCTGGCCGTCACGGGCGACACGGTGTACGCGGGCGGCGACTTCGGGACCGTCGCGGGCGAGACCCGCAAGCGGTTCGCGGCGGTCGACAGCACGACCGGTGCGCTGCGGCCGTTCCGGGCCGACGCGGATCTGCCGGGCCGGGCCCTCGCGGTCACGCCCGACGGACACGACGTCGTCCTGGGCGGTGACTTCTTCACCGTGAACGGGGCCGATTCGCACGCCCTCGCCGTGGTCGACGCGACGACCGGCGCCACTGTGAAGACGTATCCGGACTTCATCGAGACCAACTCGGTCGTCAAGAGCATCGGCACCGACGCGACCGGCTTCTACACCGGCAACGAGGGAACGGGCGGCGGCGTCTTCGACGGCCGCATCGCGCTGAACCTCAGCGATTTCGGCCAGCGCTGGCGTGACACCTGCCTGGGCGCCACCCAGGCCGTGCTGTCGTACCAGAACGTCCTCTACAGCGCGTCGCACGCCCACGACTGCTCCAGCGTGGGCGAGTTCCCCGACGGTCCGCGCCATCATCTGCTGGCCCAGCCGACCACGTCGGTGGGCAAGCTCGGCTGGTTCCCGAACACCAATGACGGTCTGGGCGAGGGCATCGGCCCGCGCGCACTGGCCGTTTCGGAGACCGACTCGAACAAGTACCTGTGGGTCGGGGGCGAGTTCACCACGGTCAACGCCGCTCCGGCGCAGGGACTGACCCGGTTCGCGGCGAGCCCCGACACCGGTGTTCCCGGGGTGCCGCAGGCCAGTGCCTCCAGCATCAGACCCGGTGAGGTCCAGGTGCGCTGGCGCTCCAGCACCGACACGGACGACAGCAGGCTGACGTACAAGATCTACCGCAACGGCTCCTCCACCCCGGTGCACACCATGGACGGCGACTCGCTGCCCTGGTCCCGGCCCCAGATGTCGTTCACGGACACCACGGTCAGCCCCGGCCAGACGTACTCCTACCGGGTCACCGCGACGGACGCGGCGGGCAATGCCAGTGGGCTCTCCCCCACCGCGACGGTCACGGTGCCCACGTCGGCCGAGGCCTACCCGGCCGCCGTCCTGGACGACGGGGCCACGCAGTACTGGCGCTACGACGAGTCGAGCGGCCCGTTCACGGGCGACTCGTCCCCTTCGGACAACAGCGGTGTCCAGCTCGACGCGCCGTCCCTGCGGCAGACGCCTGCCGCGGTCAACGGGCCGGGCACGGCGATCGGCTTCGACGGCACCGACCAGCTGGTGTACAGCGACCGCCCCACCACGGTGGAGGGCGCCTTCTCCATAGAGACGTGGTTCCGGACGACGACCGACCGGGGCGGCAAGCTCGTCGGTTTCGGCAACAACACCACGAAGACCAGCAGCAATTACGACAAGAACGTCTACCTGACCAACGCGGGCAAGCTCGTCTTCGGTGTGTACACGGGCGGCGCGAAGACCGTCTCCACCCCGGGCAGCTACAACAACGGCGCCTGGCACCAGGTGGTCGCCACCCAGGGCCCGTCCGGGCTCGCCCTCTACGTCGACGGGTCGCTCAAGGCCTCGTCCGGCGTGACCGGCAACCAGCAGTACGCCGGGTACTGGCGGGTCGGCGGCGACCAGCTCAGCGGCTGGCCGGACCAGCCGACGAGCAATTTCTTCGCCGGGCAGATCGACGAGACGGCCATCTACCCGTCGGCGCTCACCGCGCAGCAGGTGACGCACCACCACCAGCTGGCGAGCGCCCCGGCCGACACCGTCGCCACTCTCCCGGCGACGGACGACACCTACGCCAACGCGGGCGCCCCGAGCACGAATTACGGCACGTCCAGCTCGCTCGCCGTCCGCGGCACCTCGGCGTACCTCTCCTACCTGCGCTTCGCGCTGCCCCCGGCCCCGGCCGGTACGGTGCTGAAGAGCGCCAGGCTGTCGGTGAAGACATCGACCCAGGCAGGCGCGGGTTCCACGGACAGCCAGTCCGTCGTCCCGGTCACCGGCGCCTGGACCGAGACGGGACTCACGTACAACAACCGGCCCGCGCTGGGTGCCGGTACCCTCGGCACCCTGACCGGAGCCACCGAGGGTTCGGCTCTCTACTCGGCCGCGCTCGACACGGCCGCGCTCTCCCCCGCGCTGGGCGGTCCGTACAGTCTGGCGCTGACCAGCACGGGTACGGATCCCCTGTGGCTGTGGTCCCACGAGGCAGCCGCGAACGAGGGCACCCCGCAGCTCGTACTGACCTTCGGCGCACCGGATGCGCGCCGATGA
- a CDS encoding glycoside hydrolase family 71 protein has product MAQAPVRPLTHRRPWAGGRRLLLPGIGLGLLLIGLLAGSGMAWTPFTEGGRPLSAGAGATTPSGARGSTRAGAATALPFDLPSAGTLRRSQHLVFAHYFTPYPLSLDNQPAGKDYYSRNYLTAQGEGGKHAAYGGLLRDRPLPVPQQSGDWQLANLEREVRTARNAGIDGFSVDILALSGPNWDRVNLLLKAAASADPGFRIVLMPDMTSLHTDPRTLADALAGLAASPAAYRLGDGRLVVSPFKAEAHSPGWWSQLTTRLDRRCGIRTALVPLFLNFTANAQRFAPISYGFSEWGNRSYTAQAGATADTALAHRLGKKWMQPVSVQDARPNQGVYDEAGNTATLRASWGHAIDDGADWVQLTTWNDYSESSQFAPSLHNGYAYLDLSSYYLTRFKTGGWPRIVRDTVYLTSRVQFAAATPTSGRQRLLMSPREGSAAPRDRVEVLTFLTAPATLDTVVGTSRDRRRVPAGVRPTLLPLHPGRSSATVRRGGHPVAAVAARHPVERRFAVQDLQYYAATSGRPAAP; this is encoded by the coding sequence ATGGCGCAAGCGCCGGTACGACCATTGACGCACCGCCGCCCCTGGGCCGGCGGGCGGCGGCTCCTGTTACCGGGCATCGGGCTGGGCCTGCTGCTCATCGGCCTGTTGGCGGGCAGCGGCATGGCCTGGACCCCGTTCACCGAGGGCGGCAGACCTTTGTCGGCAGGGGCGGGCGCCACGACTCCGTCCGGCGCTCGGGGGTCGACGCGGGCCGGGGCCGCCACGGCCCTCCCGTTCGACCTGCCGTCGGCCGGTACTCTGCGCCGGAGCCAACACCTGGTGTTCGCGCACTACTTCACGCCCTACCCGCTCTCGCTGGACAACCAGCCGGCCGGGAAGGACTACTACAGCCGCAACTACCTGACGGCGCAGGGGGAGGGCGGCAAGCACGCCGCGTACGGGGGACTGCTGCGCGACCGTCCGCTGCCCGTGCCGCAGCAGAGCGGCGACTGGCAGCTCGCCAACCTCGAACGGGAGGTCCGCACGGCCAGGAACGCGGGAATCGACGGTTTCAGCGTCGACATCCTCGCGCTGTCCGGGCCCAACTGGGACCGCGTCAACCTCCTGCTGAAGGCGGCTGCTTCCGCCGACCCCGGATTCCGGATCGTGCTGATGCCGGACATGACGTCCCTGCACACCGACCCCAGGACCCTGGCGGACGCCCTCGCCGGGCTCGCCGCGTCCCCGGCCGCGTACCGGCTGGGCGACGGCCGTCTCGTGGTCTCGCCCTTCAAGGCCGAGGCCCACAGCCCCGGTTGGTGGTCGCAGCTGACCACTCGGCTCGACCGGCGGTGCGGCATCAGGACGGCGCTCGTCCCGCTGTTCCTGAACTTCACGGCGAACGCCCAGCGCTTCGCGCCGATCAGCTACGGCTTCTCCGAGTGGGGCAACCGCAGTTACACGGCCCAGGCCGGGGCGACGGCGGACACCGCGCTGGCCCACCGTCTGGGGAAGAAGTGGATGCAGCCGGTCTCGGTACAGGACGCCAGGCCCAACCAGGGGGTGTACGACGAGGCGGGCAACACCGCGACGCTGCGGGCCAGTTGGGGTCACGCGATCGACGACGGGGCGGACTGGGTCCAGCTCACCACCTGGAACGACTACTCGGAGAGCAGTCAGTTCGCGCCGTCGCTGCACAACGGCTACGCCTACCTCGACCTCTCCTCGTACTACCTCACCCGATTCAAGACGGGCGGCTGGCCCCGGATCGTCCGCGACACCGTGTATCTGACGTCGCGTGTCCAGTTCGCCGCCGCGACGCCCACTTCCGGCCGCCAGCGGCTGCTGATGAGCCCGCGCGAAGGCTCGGCGGCGCCACGCGACAGGGTGGAGGTGCTCACCTTCCTGACCGCGCCCGCGACGCTGGACACGGTGGTCGGGACCAGCAGGGACCGTCGCCGGGTGCCCGCCGGGGTCCGGCCCACGTTGCTGCCGCTGCACCCGGGCCGGAGCTCCGCGACCGTGCGCCGCGGTGGCCACCCGGTGGCCGCGGTGGCCGCTCGCCATCCGGTGGAGCGGCGGTTCGCGGTCCAGGACCTCCAGTACTACGCGGCGACGAGCGGACGCCCGGCCGCACCGTGA
- a CDS encoding coagulation factor 5/8 type domain-containing protein, producing MVAAATLAAALLVVAPSKSQAADLPGGGDLGPNVHVFDPSTPDIQGQLDSVFKQQESAQFGTGRDAFFFKPGTYNNINAQLGFYTSIAGLGLSPDDTGINGDVTVDAGWFNGNATQNFWRSAENLALTPVNGTDRWAVAQAAPFRRMHVRGGLNLAPAGYGWASGGYIADSKIDGTVGPYSQQQWYTRDSSVGGWANGVWNMVFSGVKGAPAQGFPNPTYTTLDTTPVSREKPFLYLDGNEYKVFAPEKRTDASGTTWENGTPKGDSIPLSQFYVVKPGATAETINQALDQGLDLLFTPGIYHVDRSIDVNRADTVVLGLGYATIVPDNGVTAMKVADVDGVKLAGLLIDAGTTNSDVLLQVGPDGSSADHSANPTTVQDVFVRIGGAGAGKATTSMEINSNNTIIDHTWLWRADHGDGVGWDTNRADYGLTVNGDSVLATGLFVEHFNKYDVQWNGENGRTIFFQNEKAYDAPNQAAVQDGNTKGYAAYKVADSVNTHEGWGLGSYCNFTADPGIQQDHGFAAPDKAGVKFHDLLVVSLGGMGQYNHVINNTGSPTSGTSTVPSTVVSYP from the coding sequence ATGGTGGCGGCGGCCACCCTGGCAGCGGCGCTGCTCGTGGTCGCCCCCTCGAAATCACAGGCCGCCGATCTGCCGGGCGGCGGTGATCTCGGCCCGAACGTGCATGTCTTCGATCCGTCCACCCCGGACATCCAGGGCCAGTTGGACTCCGTGTTCAAGCAGCAGGAGTCGGCCCAGTTCGGCACCGGGCGCGATGCCTTCTTCTTCAAACCGGGCACGTACAACAACATCAACGCCCAGCTCGGCTTCTACACCTCCATCGCCGGGCTCGGACTGTCACCCGACGACACCGGCATCAACGGTGACGTGACCGTCGACGCGGGGTGGTTCAACGGGAACGCGACCCAGAACTTCTGGCGCTCGGCGGAGAACCTCGCGCTCACGCCGGTCAACGGCACGGACCGCTGGGCCGTCGCGCAGGCAGCGCCGTTCCGGCGGATGCACGTCAGGGGCGGACTGAATCTGGCGCCCGCCGGATACGGCTGGGCCAGTGGCGGCTACATCGCCGACAGCAAGATCGACGGCACGGTGGGGCCGTACTCCCAGCAGCAGTGGTACACCCGGGACAGCTCGGTCGGCGGCTGGGCCAACGGGGTCTGGAACATGGTGTTCTCCGGGGTCAAGGGGGCGCCCGCGCAGGGCTTCCCGAACCCGACGTACACCACCCTGGACACCACACCGGTCTCCCGGGAGAAACCGTTCCTGTACCTGGACGGGAACGAGTACAAGGTCTTCGCGCCCGAGAAGCGCACCGACGCCAGCGGCACGACCTGGGAGAACGGCACACCGAAGGGTGACTCCATCCCGCTGAGCCAGTTCTACGTGGTGAAGCCGGGAGCCACCGCCGAGACCATCAACCAGGCGCTCGATCAGGGTCTCGACCTGCTGTTCACGCCGGGCATCTACCACGTCGACCGGTCGATCGACGTGAACCGCGCCGACACGGTGGTGCTGGGCCTCGGGTACGCGACGATCGTCCCGGACAACGGGGTGACGGCGATGAAGGTCGCCGACGTGGACGGCGTGAAGCTGGCCGGTCTGCTCATCGACGCGGGGACCACGAACTCCGACGTCCTCCTCCAGGTCGGTCCGGACGGCTCGTCGGCCGACCACTCGGCCAACCCGACCACGGTCCAGGACGTCTTCGTCCGGATCGGCGGAGCGGGCGCGGGCAAGGCCACCACCAGCATGGAGATCAACAGCAACAACACCATCATCGACCACACCTGGCTCTGGCGCGCCGACCACGGTGACGGCGTCGGCTGGGACACGAACCGAGCCGATTACGGGCTCACCGTCAACGGCGACAGTGTGCTGGCCACCGGGCTCTTCGTCGAGCACTTCAACAAGTACGACGTCCAGTGGAACGGCGAGAACGGCAGAACGATCTTCTTCCAGAACGAGAAGGCGTACGACGCCCCGAACCAGGCCGCGGTGCAGGACGGCAACACCAAGGGCTACGCCGCCTACAAGGTCGCCGACTCGGTCAACACCCACGAGGGCTGGGGACTCGGCAGCTACTGCAACTTCACCGCGGACCCGGGTATCCAGCAGGACCACGGCTTCGCCGCTCCCGACAAGGCCGGGGTGAAGTTCCACGACCTGCTGGTCGTCTCGCTCGGCGGGATGGGCCAGTACAACCACGTCATCAACAACACGGGTTCACCCACCTCGGGGACCTCGACGGTACCGTCCACCGTCGTCTCGTACCCGTGA
- a CDS encoding sugar transferase codes for MRLKARWYLPTALFADLIGAALPVALFFRSQDQPYAFGPAAAVAVAWLGVQTFRHRYGKRVLGESRGALPVLHDWLILLGVLGVLSVASGAPELHHGPLLCLAALLPALLFTLVCHKATYRHLAAARRKAQVVTRVLVVGEPAAADDVADHLAGRTDHPYVVVGIVAVGEGAINSGSRPAGRLASRAPAVPRDDTAPLLGAALELAADVVLVAPGASMTGDRLRRLSWALHDAGVELALAPGLVEISVKRLEPTSAAGMALLRVVPPVRRGVQPVLKSVTDRVGAALGLIALSPLFLVIALAVRLSSAGPVFYRQERIGQAGSPFVMWKFRTMHLGAETRKAELTASNEVDGPLFKIRRDPRVTRAGRLLRRASLDELPQLVNVALGDMSLVGPRPPLPEEAALYTETEARRLAVRPGMTGLWQISGRSDLSWDEAVQLDLQYVDNWSFTSDVDVMARTLRAVVDGRGAY; via the coding sequence ATGCGCCTGAAAGCACGGTGGTACCTGCCGACCGCGCTGTTCGCCGACCTGATCGGCGCCGCGCTGCCGGTGGCACTGTTCTTCCGTTCCCAGGATCAGCCGTACGCGTTCGGGCCGGCCGCCGCCGTGGCCGTCGCCTGGCTGGGGGTCCAGACCTTCCGGCACCGCTACGGCAAGCGGGTCCTGGGCGAGTCGCGGGGCGCCCTGCCCGTGCTGCACGACTGGCTGATCCTGCTCGGCGTGCTGGGCGTGCTGTCCGTCGCGTCGGGCGCTCCGGAGCTGCACCACGGGCCGCTGCTGTGTCTGGCGGCGCTCCTTCCGGCTCTGCTGTTCACTCTCGTGTGCCACAAGGCGACCTACCGCCACCTCGCGGCGGCCCGGCGCAAGGCGCAGGTCGTGACCCGGGTCCTGGTGGTCGGCGAACCGGCCGCCGCCGACGACGTGGCCGACCATCTCGCCGGGCGGACCGACCATCCGTACGTCGTGGTCGGCATCGTGGCGGTCGGCGAGGGGGCGATCAACAGCGGCTCCCGGCCGGCGGGCCGGCTGGCGTCCCGCGCACCCGCCGTCCCCCGGGACGACACCGCCCCCCTGCTGGGCGCCGCCCTGGAACTGGCGGCCGATGTCGTCCTGGTCGCGCCGGGGGCGAGCATGACCGGCGACCGATTACGCCGACTGTCCTGGGCGTTGCACGACGCGGGGGTCGAACTGGCCCTGGCTCCGGGCCTGGTGGAGATTTCCGTGAAGCGTCTGGAGCCCACCTCGGCAGCCGGAATGGCCCTGCTGCGCGTCGTGCCGCCGGTCCGCCGCGGGGTTCAGCCCGTGCTGAAATCAGTCACGGACCGGGTGGGCGCCGCGCTGGGGCTCATCGCGCTCTCTCCGCTGTTCCTGGTGATCGCGCTCGCGGTCCGGCTGAGCTCGGCCGGGCCGGTCTTCTACCGGCAGGAGCGGATCGGGCAGGCCGGTTCACCGTTCGTGATGTGGAAGTTCCGCACCATGCACCTGGGAGCGGAGACCCGCAAGGCGGAGCTCACCGCCTCCAACGAGGTCGACGGCCCGCTGTTCAAGATCCGCCGGGATCCGCGGGTGACCCGGGCCGGCCGGCTGCTGCGCCGGGCGTCGCTCGACGAACTCCCGCAGCTGGTCAACGTGGCGTTGGGTGACATGTCCCTGGTCGGCCCGCGCCCGCCGCTGCCCGAGGAGGCCGCGCTCTACACCGAGACGGAGGCCAGGCGGCTGGCCGTGCGGCCCGGCATGACCGGGCTGTGGCAGATCAGCGGGCGCTCGGACCTCTCCTGGGACGAAGCCGTCCAGCTCGATCTCCAGTACGTCGACAACTGGTCGTTCACCAGCGATGTCGACGTCATGGCCCGTACGCTCCGCGCCGTCGTCGACGGTCGCGGTGCGTACTGA
- a CDS encoding GDP-L-fucose synthase family protein: MTDSLLLPEGARIFVAGHRGLVGSAVARRLTADGYEVLTRGRTELDLRDAARTADHLRNIRPDAVVLAAAKVGGIMANSTYPVQFIEENLQIQLSVIAGAHAAGVGRLLFLGSSCIYPKLAPQPITEDALLTGPLEPTNQAYALAKIAGIVQIRSYRQQYGASYISAMPTNLYGPGDNFDLETSHVLPAMIRRFHEARAEGREEVVLWGSGNPRREFLHVDDLAAACALLLRSYDGDEPVNVGCGSDLTIRQLAETVAEVTGFEGRIGWDTSRPDGTPRKLLDIARLSSLGWRPGIALRDGIAATYAAWQRG, encoded by the coding sequence ATGACTGATTCGCTGCTCCTGCCAGAAGGTGCCCGCATATTCGTCGCCGGGCACCGCGGCCTCGTCGGGTCCGCCGTGGCCCGCCGGCTCACCGCGGACGGCTACGAGGTCCTCACCCGCGGCCGTACCGAATTGGATCTGCGCGATGCCGCGCGCACCGCGGACCACCTGAGGAACATCCGGCCCGACGCGGTCGTGCTCGCCGCCGCCAAGGTCGGCGGCATCATGGCGAACAGCACCTACCCGGTCCAGTTCATCGAGGAGAACCTGCAGATCCAGCTGAGCGTGATCGCCGGTGCGCACGCCGCGGGCGTGGGCCGGCTGCTCTTCCTCGGCTCCTCCTGCATCTACCCGAAACTGGCACCGCAGCCGATCACCGAGGACGCCCTGCTGACCGGCCCGCTGGAGCCCACCAACCAGGCCTACGCCCTCGCGAAGATCGCCGGGATCGTGCAGATCCGGTCCTACCGGCAGCAGTACGGGGCCTCGTACATCTCCGCCATGCCGACGAACCTCTACGGCCCCGGTGACAACTTCGACCTGGAGACCTCGCACGTCCTGCCCGCGATGATCCGCCGCTTCCACGAGGCCCGCGCGGAGGGCCGGGAAGAAGTGGTGCTCTGGGGCTCCGGCAACCCGCGCCGGGAGTTCCTCCACGTCGACGACCTCGCCGCCGCCTGTGCGCTGCTGCTGCGCTCGTACGACGGTGACGAGCCGGTGAACGTCGGCTGCGGATCTGACCTGACCATCCGTCAACTCGCCGAGACCGTGGCGGAGGTGACCGGATTCGAGGGGCGGATCGGCTGGGACACGTCCAGGCCCGACGGCACCCCGCGCAAGCTGCTCGACATCGCACGGCTCAGTTCGCTCGGCTGGCGGCCGGGCATCGCGCTGCGGGACGGCATCGCTGCCACGTACGCGGCGTGGCAGCGCGGCTGA